A genomic segment from Anopheles maculipalpis chromosome X, idAnoMacuDA_375_x, whole genome shotgun sequence encodes:
- the LOC126557212 gene encoding cytoplasmic dynein 1 light intermediate chain 2 encodes MEILTQSQVHGLTTPTTAARKKDAEAKENLWSSILSEVQTQSNTKLPSNKSVLVLGDNASGKTTLIAKLQGVEDPKKGSGLEYAYIDVRDEYRDDVTRLSVWILDGDPGHNNLLKFALNEQNFPHTLVILTLSMTTPWSWVDQLQHWMKILDDHIAGLKIDQEEKQQCQARLTTEWQNYCETLDDLDPGSPIKRTNRLPSVDDELDTLPLPEGVLTTNLGLDVVVVVTKTDYMTTLEKELDYRDEHFDFMQQWIRRFCLMYGASLFYTSVKEDKNCDLLYKYLTHRIYGLPFRTPALVVEKDAVLIPAGWDNMKKISILYENMQSCKPDDYYNDIIAQPPSRKTVSNRESEIQTEDEQSFLARQQQLLQQGQTPTRGESPLRSQPSNGTKSTQRTPVAAGAQGSPKKVDGKLTPGTQSGEGVLANFFNSLLHKKSVPPGSAAAAAAAGGVTGGGSPLSASSSPASLSPRVNIMNGGTAAVDAVLASDKLSMRTDAALELDRLARSVKKDLDFSAAQSDC; translated from the exons ATGGAAATTCTAACGCAGTCACAGGTGCACGGGCTCACCACCCCCACAACGGCCGCCCGCAAGAAGGATGCCGAAGCGAAGGAAAACCTCTG GTCGTCTATCCTGAGCGAGGTGCAAACACAGAGCAATACCAAGCTGCCGTCGAATAAatcggtgctggtgctgggcGATAATGCGAGCGGCAAAACTACCCTCATCGCCAAGCTGCAGGGCGTCGAGGATCCAAAGAAGGGTTCCGGCCTGGAGTACGCCTACATCGACGTGCGGGACGAATATCGAGACG ATGTTACGCGTCTCAGTGTATGGATTTTGGACGGTGATCCAGGACACAACAATCTGCTCAAGTTCGCCCTAAACGAACAGAACTTCCCGCACACGCTCGTCATACTGACGCTTTCGATGACGACGCCGTGGAGCTGGGTCGATCAGCTGCAACACTGGATGAAGATACTGGACGATCACATTGCCGGGCTAAAGATTGATCAAG AGGAAAAACAGCAGTGCCAGGCACGGTTAACAACGGAATGGCAGAATTATTGCGAAACGCTCGACGACCTCGATCCCGGATCGCCGATCAAGCGTACCAACCGGTTGCCTTCGGTGGACGACGAGCTGGACACGTTGCCGCTACCGGAAGGCGTCCTCACGACCAACCTAGGCCTCGATGTGGTCGTCGTCGTTACCAAG ACCGACTATATGACCACGCTGGAGAAGGAGCTCGACTATCGGGATGAGCATTTCGACTTCATGCAGCAGTGGATCCGACGGTTCTGCTTGATGTACGGTGCGTCCCTTTTCTACACAAGCGTGAAGGAGGATAAGAATTGCGATCTACTCTACAAATACCTCACGCATCGAATCTACGGTTTACCATTCCGGACACCCGCCCTGGTCGTTGAGAAGGATGCGGTGCTAAT ACCGGCCGGTTGGGATAACATGAAAAAGATTAGCATACTGTACGAAAATATGCAGTCCTGCAAACCGGACGATTACTACAACGATATTATTGCACAACCGCCTTCGAGAAAG ACTGTATCGAACCGTGAGAGCGAAATTCAAACGGAGGATGAGCAATCATTCCTTGCCCGCCAACAGCAGCTGCTACAGCAGGGCCAAACGCCAACGCGGGGCGAATCGCCGCTCCGTTCGCAACCGAGCAACGGTACCAAGAGCACCCAACGGACACCAGTGGCCGCTGGTGCACAGGGCTCACCAAAGAAG GTCGATGGTAAGCTTACACCCGGCACGCAGAGCGGTGAAGGTGTGCTGGCGAACTTCTTCAACTCCCTGTTGCACAAGAAATCGGTTCCGCCTGGGTCGGCGGCGGCCGCGGCCGCTGCCGGTGGCGTAACCGGAGGTGGTAGTCCGCTCAGTGCGTCCTCCTCGCCCGCCTCACTGTCACCGCGTGTGAACATCATGAACGGTGGTACGGCAGCCGTTGATGCGGTGTTGGCAAGCGACAAGCTTAGTATGCGCACCGATGCCGCCCTCGAGCTAGACCGTCTCGCACGCAGCGTTAAAAAGGACCTAGACTTCTCCGCGGCACAGTCAGACTGCTGA